GCTAGCTTTATTGTCTTTTCTGTTGCTTCCACTTACATTCCTTCCTCCTTCACCGTTTACTTCGGATCAATTTATAACCATCATACCGTGAAAAAGTTGAGAATGTGTGAATTTTTCGAAATAAAAATACAGTTAGTCCATCACCGTGATTCCATTAGGTATTTCCCCGACGTTAATTGTCTTTACTTGCTTGCTGTCAAGATCAATGATGCTGACCGTGTTATCAAACATATTGGTTACATAGGCGAATTTCCCGTCACTTCCTACCGTTACACCATGAGCCCCATTCCCTGTCATGATTTCACCGACAACCTCCTTGGTCTCAAGATCAACGATTGACATTGAATTTGAAGGTGATTCCTTGCTACCTTGGTTTGCGACATATGCATATTTATCGTCCGGTCCAATATATACCTGCGCCGGGCCTGTGCCAACTTCTACCTTGACCAATTGCTTCGTTTCCAGGTCCACTATCGCAAGTGCGTTTTCTGAGAAGAGGGTTACCGCGAGGGTCTTCCCGTCCTTAGTCACTCCTGTTGTGACAGGTGTATTGCCTGTTTTGATACTTTCTTCTTCAAATGTTTCCAGATTAATCGCACTGACCGTATCCTCACCCATATTGGCGATATAGGCAAATTTGCTGTCCGCCGAAATCCTGAATCCATGGGGGCCATTGCCTGTTGAAATCGTTTTGACAACTTCATAGGTAGAGGCGTCAATGACCGAAACTGTGTCATCTTCGTTGTTTGTTGCCAATACGTATTTTCCATCCCCTGAATACACAACATGCGCGGGATGGCTCCCTACTTCTACTTCTTTTAAAAGTTCATTTGTATAGGCATCATAGAATAATACTTTTCCAGGTGATTTGTCTCCATGACCGCTGTGTCCGCCCTCTGTGTGCGGAACTAGAGTTGCCGCAACAACTTTGCCGTCAGGTGATAGCTGGATATTATGCACCACGCCATCAGCCGTGATTGTATCAGTCACTTTATTGTTCTTTACATTGACCTTACTGATTGTCCCGCCCTCATTCGCGGTAAAATAGTATTTTTCTATTACTTGTTCCTGTTTAACCGGCTTTTCTTCTGCCTTTTCTTCCACCTTAGAAGTAGGATCCGAACCACATCCCGCAAGCACTATTCCAACAGACAATACAGCACTGATTATTTTTACATTTAAACGACTCATCCTGAGCCCTCCTTTTTGAAATCTACCATCATGATAATCCGCCTGTTTTAGTGAAAATGTTAAGTTCATCACATAACTAAATATTTATCTGAAAGGTTTAACAACTTTTTGAAATTGATAAAATCTGCATTATTCTGAAGTAAAATTTACTTTTTATTTTTTCTATGGAAATGATAATGGTAAATTAGTTGATTAATTTTCTTTATAAGTTAAAATAATATCGGGTTTCGTTATTGGGTTTCGATATCAAGGAAAGAAGGAATTTTTATGGAGGATAAAGTTCTAAGGAAACTTTTTCTCGGATTCATCCAAATACATATTTTGCACCATGCCAAGGAACAGCCGATTTTCGGATTGTGGATGCTGGAGGAGCTTAAAGAACATGGCTACAGTTTGAGCGCCGGCACTCTATACCCAATTCTGCACAGTATGGAATCTGACGGGCTACTTTTAAAAGAAGTAAGAAATGTCGAGGGTAAAATTCGTAAATACTATCGGACAACGGAAAAAGGGAACAGCGTGCTTCAGGAAGCTCAACTGAAAGCGTATGAACTATTCAAGGAGATCAAAGATTGATTGGAGGGATAGGGGATGTTTGAATTAAAGAATGTCAGTGTGGACGGTATTTTACAAATCGAACAGATGACGATTCCGGAAAATCAATTCACCTGTATCCTTGGGCCGAGCGGAAGCGGCAAGACGACGCTGCTGAGGCTTTTGAATGATCTGTCCAGTCCTGACGAAGGGGAGATTTTATATAAAGATATCCTCGTCAGTGAAATCAGTCCGCTGCAGCTTAGAAGGACAGTTGTAATGGTATCGCAGGCGCCCGTCATCTTTGATGGCAGCATTGAAGATAATTTGCAGATCGGCCTTTCTTTTTCCGGAAAAGAAGAAGCTGAAATTCCTGAGATGGAATCGATTTTAAAGCTGTTTATGCTGGATAAAAACCTCAGCGATGAAGCGGAACACCTATCCGGAGGAGAAAAGCAGCGCCTTTCCTGGGCAAGGGCCATGCTGCTTGATCCTGAAGTGTTTTTGCTGGACGAACCGACCTCTGCGCTGGACGAGGATACAGCCAGTACTGTGTTAACAAGGTTTTATGATTATACAAAAAAGAATTCGAAAACAGTCATCATGATCACTCATTCGAAGGAACTTGCCGAGCTTGTCGCCGAGAGTACGATTGACATGTCGCAATATTCCATTGAAGGCGGGGTGCGCTGATGGATGATGTGATGGATTTATCGTTTCTGCAGCTTGCTGCTGCATATATCTTCATCCTTATATTGATCGTCATTGTCAGGGTTCGTGGGATTCGGCGGGAAAAAGAAATCCTGCTGGCCACTGTGCGAATGTCCCTCCAGCTTGTCCTGATCGGGTACCTGCTCGTCTATCTTTTTGATAACCCGAATCCCTTTTATACGTTAATGATCATTGCCATCATGCAAGTATTTGCGATTTATAATGTCTACAAACGGACAAAGCACCCGCTTGGCATCGGGATGAAAAAACATATCGCCTATGCAATGGCAATTGGCATTCTGACGAGTTTGTTCTTTTTCATTCTGGTTGTCCTGGATTTCACTCCATGGTATGAGCCACGCTATTTTATACCGATTGCCGGGATGATCATCGGTAATTCGATGACTGGGGTTTCGCTTGGCGTGAATAATTTGATTTCGGGATTCGCATCACGCAGGGCCGAGATTGAAGGAGCCCTGATGCTTGGTGCTGCTCCAAGGGATGCCGCGAGGAAGGTCGTCAACGAGGCGTTTGACTCCGCAATGCTGCCAACGATCAATTCGATGGTCGGTATGGGAATCATCTTCCTGCCTGGAATAATGACGGGACAAATTTTATCCGGAACTTCCCCCATCGTTGCCGTAGAATACCAGATTGCCATTATGCTCGGCATTGTCGGGAGCGTATCATTGACCGTGATTTTATATTTGCAAATGGCCTATAAATCTTTTTTCAATGAGCGTTTTCAATTAGTTATGAAGGAGTTAAAGAAATGACAGAGAAAAAAAGTGTTACATTCCAGTCGCTGCTGGAGATATTGATGGTTTCAACCAGGCTCGGCCTGACATCCTTTGGCGGGCCTGTCGCCCACCTCGGCTATTTCCATGAGGAATATGTCCGTCGCAGGAAGTGGATGGATGAAGAAAGCTATGCAGATTTAGTGGCGTTGTGCCAGTTCCTGCCCGGACCCGCAAGCAGCCAGGTCGGAATAGGCGTTGGCTTGATGCGCGGCGGTTTGTTGGGCGGCCTGTTCGCCTTTCTCGGTTTTACGCTGCCTTCTGTTTTGGCGCTTATCATTTTTGCAATCATCTTACAGGGTTTTGATATTGGGGACGCAGGCTGGATTCACGGCCTCAAGATTGTCGCTGTCGCTGTTGTAGCACACGCTATTTTAGGGATGGCGCAGAAGCTGACTCCCGATTTGCCAAGGAAGACGATTGCTTTATTTGCGCTGGCAGTGACTTTACTGTGGCAGACTGCTTTCACACAAATCGGCGTCATTATCGTCGCTGGAATTTTAGGATACGTTTTATTCAAGTCCCATGCTGCTGGCGATGTTAAAAGGATGAGTTTCTCAATTTCCAAAGGTGTGGGATATATCAGCCTAACACTGTTTTTCGGATTGCTCATCCTCCTGCCGATTTTACGAGAAGCGACTTCATTGAACTGGATCGCGATGTTCGACAGCTTTTACCGCTCAGGTTCGCTCGTTTTCGGCGGTGGCCATGTTGTCCTTCCGTTACTGGAGCGTGAATTCGTGCCAACAGGCTGGCTGAGCGAAGAAGCCTTCCTTGCTGGATACGGTGCCGCCCAGGCAGTACCTGGTCCTTTGTTCACCTTTGCTGCCTATATCGGAGCAGTCATCAATGGCTGGCAAGGCGGCCTGATTGCGACTGCGGCAATCTTTTTACCGGCATTCCTGCTCATCCTTGGTGCACTTCCATTCTGGGACGCCTTAAGACGGAACAGCAAAATCAGCCGGGCACTGATGGGGGTAAATGCAGCTGTAGTAGGAATTTTGATTGCAGCCTTTTACCATCCAATCTGGACGAGTTCCATTCTAGAGCCGATTGATTTCGTGTTTGCAGCCGTGCTGTTCAGCATGCTGGTGTATTGGAAGCTCGCGCCATGGATTGTCGTTGTTACTGGAGCTGTTGGCGGATTGATTTTGTATATGATTTTTTAAAAAAACCGGGCATTTGCCCGGTTTTTTGCTGCTTGAAAAAGATTTCATTGATTCAGCACAAATTATTCCCGCCTCTGATATTCTGTAAACCATTCTGTTTTAGGGTGGATATCATTTAAATGACAATAAAAATGGCCTGTAAACTGACATCAGTTTTGCACGCCATTTTTCTAATTTAATGTATTTTCGGATTCCAAATATAATGGTTCTTATTCAACAAAGCACCGTTTATTCCACACCATAAAAGAACGGTCCCTGGTAAAGGGATTACCATGGGCTGATAAATAAGCGGAGAAACTTCCCTTATTTAGAAAATGGCGTGTAAAACAGCTTAAATAGACGGAAGATTTCCGCCTATTTACTTGAAAAACATAAAAAATTGGCATTCGCACTTGCTTAACCGGAAAACCTCCGCTTATTTACCCCTTACCGAGCTATACTCTACAGTTTAACCGGATATTCTCCGCTTATTTCTAGGATTGTTTGTTACTCAATTAAGTTTAAGTCTTCCCTTGTTTTAGAAAAGATCAATCTTCCGCTAATTGCTCCGTTCGTTGAAGAAAAAAATAAAGTAAAATTCCATGTTCATCGTTATACTGGCTATACATGAATGTAATGTTCGTAGAATGCAACCCTTAAATTGACTTCCGAACTGGCCATGAAATTGACAGTGTAAATGACCGTCATTATCCCTTGTACAACAAACATTGTCAATGACATTTAATATCATTTTGCAGGTGTTAATTTGTAATGAAATGGCTTATAAATGCTGGCACAATAGGAAAAATGGCGTGGACAATTTCCACGCCATTTACTGTGCCATTTTCGCCATATGCACCTCAAAACGGAACGGTTTAGATATCCTGTAATGTGGGTTTATTGGCGAAAATAAGATTTTATCGACCACATTTTTGAATTTATCGGCGGATTTTTCAAATATATCGACCACATTTTCGAATATATCGACCACTTTTCCAGATATATCGACCAAGTTCATACACAAGCATACTTAACATAGTTTAGAAGGCATTTTGCAGATAAAAAGAACCTTGCCCACTTACAAGACAAGGTTCTCCAATTCATTCAAATGTCCCTTTTACAGTTGGACGCCCATTCTCTACCATAACCTTCCCCATGGCGATGACGGTTTCTATTTCATGATTCTCATCCAACAGGACAAGGTCTGCATCTAATCCAGCTTCGATCCGGCCTTTTTGCTTCAGCTTCAGGATTGCGGCAGGGTTTGCCGTAATCACACGGATGGCCGTTTCAAGCGGAATCCCCTCCGTTAAAACAGCTTCTTTAACTGCTTCATACAATGAGGAAACCTGTCCGATCTGTAGGCCGATCAATTCCCCATCCTTATCGAAATCAGGCAGGCTGGCCTGTCCATCGGATGTGAAGGTAATCTGGCCGATATCCACTCCCGCCTCTAGCATACGTTTCAAGGCGACGCTGCACTTCACTTCGCCTTCTTCCAAAAACTTCGGAATCGAACTGGTTGTAAAATCGATCCAGCCGCCTTTTTTCGCGTATTCTATTCCAGCTTCAAATAGGTGCGGATTGCGGTTCATATGGGTCGGGTAAAATTGGCGGATCGGTATGTCCGTTTCTTCAATTACCTGCTCAATCACTTTCAGATGGTCAGGGCTGTCACCGACATGGACATTGACGATACCGCTTTTACCGGAAAGCATCCCGCCAATCCGGGCTGCCGATGCGATCTTGGCCAGTTCCTCAGCAGTCGGCTGTGAGGAGCGGTGATCGGCAATCGCAATTTCACCGGCACCGATGATTTTATCGATTAAAATGATGTCGTCTTCAATTTTACCGGTCAGTGTTTTGACAGGGACCTGGTAGGACCCTGTCTGCACATAGGTGGTAATCCCTTCTTCTTCAAGCCCCCGTGCTTTGGCAATCAGGCTTGGCATCGTCCGAGTCGTTCCGTCCGTCCCAAGCACGCCGACAAGCGTTGTTATCCCGGCAGTCGTAGCCTGTGTAAGCTGAATCTCCGGAGTCCTTGTATGAAACCCGCCTTCCCCGCCCCCTCCGATGAGATGAACGTGGGAATCGATGAATCCCGGTACGACCTTTTTTCCTGTCGCATCAATGACCTGTACTTCCACAAACCCATCAGGATTTTCAATTTCATCCTGGATAAATCCTATTTTACTATCAACAAGCAATATATCTTTTTTTCCAAGGTAATCTGGTGCGTAAATGTCTCCATTCTTGATTAACGTCAGCACTAGGGTCCCCTCCTGCAATCTTTTTGCCCATTATAAACCAATGGATACAGCAATGATAATAAATATAATTGATACTGCTACTAACAGAAGCATGAATTTGCCAATGAACTTTGCCCATACTCCCCAGTCAATCCGCGCTGCCCCCAGCGTTCCAATCAATGCAGCGGAAGTCGGAACGATGATGTTTGTCAAACCATCACCCAACTGGAAAGCAAGGACCGCAACCTGGCGGGAAACACCGGCGATATCCGCAAGCGGCGCCATTAAAGGCATAGTCAATGCTGCCTGGCCTGACCCTGATACGACGAAGAAATTGAAAACGGATTGGAATAGATACATGAACACTGCTGAAACAGATGCCGGCAAATCACCGATCGCCTGGCCTGCTCCAAAAAGCATTGTGTTAAGCACGGACGGTGCATCCGGGCTGTCACCTCCAAGGATGATGACAATTCCTTTGGCCATTCCGACAACAAGAGCGGCTGGCAATAAGTCCTTCGCGCCGTCAATGAATCCATCGGCAATATCATTGACCTTCATATTGTTCAATTTAAAAATAACACCGATGATTCCGGCTACAAGCCCGATTGTGAAAAATTGTGAAGCGATTTCTGGAATATAGTATGCATGCTCAATAACTCCCCAGATAATCCAGGCGATTCCAGCCACAATCGTTAATATCACGAGGCTGTGCCCCAAGGTGAATTTTACGTTCAAATCCTGGTTCTTCATATCCTTGCGGAAATAATCGTCACTTGTATAGGTAAGCGACCTTACAGGATCCTTCTTGATGCTTGCCGCATAACGCCATGTGTAGATAATTCCAAGCAGCGTGAAAACGGCCCACATTGCCATGCGGAAAGGAGACTCGGACAAAACCGGCACACCAGAGATTCCCTGCGCGATGGCGACACCGAATGGATTCATCCACGATGTTGCGAATCCTATTTGTGTAGCCACATAAGTGATCATCACGCCTGTAATTGCGTCATATCCAAGCGCAACCATCAATGGCACGAGAATCATCGCAAATGCGATCGCTTCTTCACCCATTCCAAAAACGGCACCGCCAAGTGAGAATAAGAAGAACATGATCGGGATAAT
This window of the Mesobacillus jeotgali genome carries:
- a CDS encoding PadR family transcriptional regulator; amino-acid sequence: MEDKVLRKLFLGFIQIHILHHAKEQPIFGLWMLEELKEHGYSLSAGTLYPILHSMESDGLLLKEVRNVEGKIRKYYRTTEKGNSVLQEAQLKAYELFKEIKD
- a CDS encoding ABC transporter permease — encoded protein: MDDVMDLSFLQLAAAYIFILILIVIVRVRGIRREKEILLATVRMSLQLVLIGYLLVYLFDNPNPFYTLMIIAIMQVFAIYNVYKRTKHPLGIGMKKHIAYAMAIGILTSLFFFILVVLDFTPWYEPRYFIPIAGMIIGNSMTGVSLGVNNLISGFASRRAEIEGALMLGAAPRDAARKVVNEAFDSAMLPTINSMVGMGIIFLPGIMTGQILSGTSPIVAVEYQIAIMLGIVGSVSLTVILYLQMAYKSFFNERFQLVMKELKK
- the yfcC gene encoding putative basic amino acid antiporter YfcC → MENKVWKVPHTFVIVFFVVMLVAIVTYFVPVGQFETKEITYSDNGEEKTKTVLDPESFQIVKDEQGNPVHKGTDLFEAGGEAGFLNFVFEGLVSGDKWGSAVGVVAFILIIGGAFGIIMRTRAIEEGILNVIDKTKGREILIIPIMFFLFSLGGAVFGMGEEAIAFAMILVPLMVALGYDAITGVMITYVATQIGFATSWMNPFGVAIAQGISGVPVLSESPFRMAMWAVFTLLGIIYTWRYAASIKKDPVRSLTYTSDDYFRKDMKNQDLNVKFTLGHSLVILTIVAGIAWIIWGVIEHAYYIPEIASQFFTIGLVAGIIGVIFKLNNMKVNDIADGFIDGAKDLLPAALVVGMAKGIVIILGGDSPDAPSVLNTMLFGAGQAIGDLPASVSAVFMYLFQSVFNFFVVSGSGQAALTMPLMAPLADIAGVSRQVAVLAFQLGDGLTNIIVPTSAALIGTLGAARIDWGVWAKFIGKFMLLLVAVSIIFIIIAVSIGL
- the chrA gene encoding chromate efflux transporter — its product is MTEKKSVTFQSLLEILMVSTRLGLTSFGGPVAHLGYFHEEYVRRRKWMDEESYADLVALCQFLPGPASSQVGIGVGLMRGGLLGGLFAFLGFTLPSVLALIIFAIILQGFDIGDAGWIHGLKIVAVAVVAHAILGMAQKLTPDLPRKTIALFALAVTLLWQTAFTQIGVIIVAGILGYVLFKSHAAGDVKRMSFSISKGVGYISLTLFFGLLILLPILREATSLNWIAMFDSFYRSGSLVFGGGHVVLPLLEREFVPTGWLSEEAFLAGYGAAQAVPGPLFTFAAYIGAVINGWQGGLIATAAIFLPAFLLILGALPFWDALRRNSKISRALMGVNAAVVGILIAAFYHPIWTSSILEPIDFVFAAVLFSMLVYWKLAPWIVVVTGAVGGLILYMIF
- the iadA gene encoding beta-aspartyl-peptidase; the protein is MLTLIKNGDIYAPDYLGKKDILLVDSKIGFIQDEIENPDGFVEVQVIDATGKKVVPGFIDSHVHLIGGGGEGGFHTRTPEIQLTQATTAGITTLVGVLGTDGTTRTMPSLIAKARGLEEEGITTYVQTGSYQVPVKTLTGKIEDDIILIDKIIGAGEIAIADHRSSQPTAEELAKIASAARIGGMLSGKSGIVNVHVGDSPDHLKVIEQVIEETDIPIRQFYPTHMNRNPHLFEAGIEYAKKGGWIDFTTSSIPKFLEEGEVKCSVALKRMLEAGVDIGQITFTSDGQASLPDFDKDGELIGLQIGQVSSLYEAVKEAVLTEGIPLETAIRVITANPAAILKLKQKGRIEAGLDADLVLLDENHEIETVIAMGKVMVENGRPTVKGTFE
- a CDS encoding YncE family protein gives rise to the protein MSRLNVKIISAVLSVGIVLAGCGSDPTSKVEEKAEEKPVKQEQVIEKYYFTANEGGTISKVNVKNNKVTDTITADGVVHNIQLSPDGKVVAATLVPHTEGGHSGHGDKSPGKVLFYDAYTNELLKEVEVGSHPAHVVYSGDGKYVLATNNEDDTVSVIDASTYEVVKTISTGNGPHGFRISADSKFAYIANMGEDTVSAINLETFEEESIKTGNTPVTTGVTKDGKTLAVTLFSENALAIVDLETKQLVKVEVGTGPAQVYIGPDDKYAYVANQGSKESPSNSMSIVDLETKEVVGEIMTGNGAHGVTVGSDGKFAYVTNMFDNTVSIIDLDSKQVKTINVGEIPNGITVMD
- a CDS encoding ABC transporter ATP-binding protein — protein: MFELKNVSVDGILQIEQMTIPENQFTCILGPSGSGKTTLLRLLNDLSSPDEGEILYKDILVSEISPLQLRRTVVMVSQAPVIFDGSIEDNLQIGLSFSGKEEAEIPEMESILKLFMLDKNLSDEAEHLSGGEKQRLSWARAMLLDPEVFLLDEPTSALDEDTASTVLTRFYDYTKKNSKTVIMITHSKELAELVAESTIDMSQYSIEGGVR